From one Geoalkalibacter halelectricus genomic stretch:
- the glgX gene encoding glycogen debranching protein GlgX, with protein sequence MKVWPGNPYPLGSTYDGAGTNFSLFSEIAERVELCLFDQEGRETHIDMPEVTGYCWHAYLPGVEPGQRYGYRVHGPWKPEEGHRCNPAKLLLDPYAKAIEGQIEWDEAVFPYRFDEGPDSLSDLDSAPFVPRSVVHQPHFDWNGDRRLQRPWHETIIYETHVKGFTARHPDIPEEIRGTYAGLAHPTAINYLKDLGITAVELLPVHQFIHDKHLIDKGLHNYWGYNSIGYFAPHNEYAADQRPAAVVAEFKQMVKALHQAGIEVILDVVYNHTGEGNHQGPMLSFKGIDNAYYYRTVDDDRRYYMDYTGTGNSLHMRHPHVLQLLMDSLRYWVLEMHVDGFRFDLASTLARELHDVDRLSAFFDLIQQDPVISQVKLIAEPWDVGEGGYQVGNFPPVWSEWNGKYRDCARDFWAGRDETLGEFAARFTGSSDLYENTTRLPFASINFITAHDGFTLNDLVSYDHKHNEANGEDNRDGSDHDGSWNCGAEGPTDDPEILALRARQQRNFITTLLLSQGVPMLLGGDELGRTQQGNNNAYCQDNEISWFDWENADQDLLAFTRKLIRYFHDHPVFRRRRWFQGREIHGKEITDIAWFTMEGTQMGEEHWGESFAKSLGVYLNGKAIPNPNPKGDPVTDDSFYIIFNAHYEPLSFNLPDEVWGERWRKELDTARGWMEEDDIIPAGGSIEVEARSLVVLRQG encoded by the coding sequence ATGAAAGTCTGGCCTGGAAATCCTTACCCTTTGGGCTCAACCTATGACGGCGCCGGAACCAATTTCTCCCTGTTCTCCGAAATCGCCGAACGGGTGGAGTTGTGCCTCTTCGATCAGGAGGGACGCGAGACCCACATCGACATGCCGGAAGTCACCGGCTATTGTTGGCACGCCTACCTGCCCGGCGTCGAACCCGGGCAGCGTTACGGCTACCGCGTCCACGGACCCTGGAAACCCGAGGAGGGCCATCGCTGCAACCCGGCCAAGTTGCTTCTCGATCCCTACGCCAAAGCCATCGAGGGGCAGATCGAATGGGATGAAGCGGTGTTTCCCTATCGCTTCGACGAAGGTCCCGATTCCCTAAGCGATTTGGACAGTGCGCCTTTCGTGCCGCGCAGCGTTGTCCATCAACCTCATTTCGACTGGAATGGCGATCGGCGCCTGCAGCGCCCCTGGCACGAAACCATCATCTACGAAACCCACGTCAAGGGCTTTACCGCCCGCCATCCCGACATCCCCGAGGAGATTCGCGGCACCTACGCGGGCCTGGCACATCCCACCGCGATCAATTATTTGAAGGATCTGGGCATCACGGCGGTCGAACTGCTGCCGGTGCATCAATTCATCCATGACAAGCACCTTATCGACAAGGGTCTGCACAACTACTGGGGCTACAACAGCATCGGCTATTTCGCCCCGCACAACGAATATGCCGCCGACCAGCGCCCGGCGGCGGTCGTTGCCGAATTCAAGCAGATGGTCAAGGCGCTGCATCAGGCCGGCATCGAAGTGATTCTCGACGTGGTCTACAACCACACCGGCGAAGGCAACCACCAGGGTCCCATGTTGTCGTTCAAGGGGATCGACAACGCCTATTATTACCGCACCGTCGATGACGACCGGCGCTATTACATGGATTACACCGGCACCGGCAACAGCCTGCACATGCGCCACCCCCACGTGCTGCAACTGCTCATGGATTCGCTGCGCTATTGGGTCCTGGAGATGCACGTCGATGGCTTTCGCTTCGATCTCGCCTCGACCCTGGCGCGCGAGCTGCACGACGTCGATCGCCTCTCGGCGTTTTTTGATCTGATTCAGCAGGATCCGGTCATCAGCCAGGTCAAGCTCATCGCCGAACCCTGGGATGTGGGCGAAGGCGGTTATCAGGTAGGCAACTTCCCGCCCGTATGGTCGGAATGGAACGGCAAATACCGTGACTGCGCGCGTGACTTCTGGGCCGGGCGCGATGAGACCCTCGGCGAGTTCGCGGCCCGCTTCACCGGCAGCTCCGATCTCTACGAAAACACCACCCGCCTGCCCTTTGCCAGCATCAACTTCATCACCGCCCATGACGGCTTCACCCTCAACGACCTGGTCTCCTACGACCATAAGCACAACGAAGCCAACGGCGAGGACAACCGCGACGGCAGCGACCATGACGGTTCCTGGAACTGCGGGGCAGAAGGCCCCACCGACGACCCAGAAATCCTGGCCTTACGCGCCCGTCAGCAGCGCAACTTCATTACGACGCTGCTGCTTTCCCAGGGTGTCCCCATGCTGCTCGGCGGCGACGAGCTCGGCCGCACCCAGCAGGGCAACAACAACGCCTACTGCCAGGATAACGAAATCTCCTGGTTCGACTGGGAAAATGCCGACCAGGATTTGCTCGCTTTTACGCGCAAGCTTATTCGCTACTTTCACGACCATCCGGTGTTCCGCCGTCGCCGCTGGTTCCAGGGGCGCGAAATCCACGGCAAGGAAATCACCGATATCGCCTGGTTCACCATGGAAGGCACCCAGATGGGAGAAGAGCACTGGGGAGAGAGCTTCGCCAAATCCCTCGGCGTCTATCTCAACGGCAAAGCCATTCCCAATCCCAACCCCAAGGGCGATCCGGTCACCGACGACAGCTTCTACATCATCTTTAATGCCCACTACGAACCTTTATCCTTCAATTTACCCGACGAGGTTTGGGGTGAGCGTTGGAGAAAAGAGCTCGACACCGCCCGAGGTTGGATGGAAGAAGACGATATAATCCCGGCGGGAGGCAGCATCGAAGTCGAAGCGCGCTCCCTGGTGGTGCTGCGCCAGGGGTGA
- a CDS encoding ChaN family lipoprotein, protein MKIRGFITALTIAFMLCAGSAWAHPHIYDLSTNQEIAFEDLITDLASAQVVFIGELHDHEGHHRMQLEIIRALHERGRPIAIGLEMFQMDYQGALDRWVAGEIPENNFLLIYHQNWSLWPLYRPIFLYARDEGIPMVGLNIPREITRQVARHGFESLESEQLRDLDLTGFACIVDPAYEQFIRRALGMHNHGDNRSFTRFCEAQLLWDRAMANNTLAFLEEHPDHTVVVLAGSGHSWKYGIPTQLDNLAEIDYRVVLPEVPGRIDRLSASSDDTDYLWLDFGSDGWHVWNE, encoded by the coding sequence ATGAAAATCCGTGGTTTTATTACTGCGCTGACGATTGCTTTCATGCTTTGCGCCGGCAGTGCCTGGGCGCACCCTCATATCTACGATCTGTCCACCAACCAGGAAATCGCCTTTGAAGACCTCATCACCGACCTTGCGAGCGCACAGGTCGTTTTCATCGGTGAATTGCATGATCATGAAGGTCATCACCGCATGCAGCTTGAAATCATCCGCGCCCTGCACGAACGCGGCCGCCCCATTGCCATCGGCCTGGAAATGTTTCAAATGGACTACCAGGGCGCCTTGGACAGGTGGGTCGCGGGAGAAATACCCGAAAACAACTTCTTGCTGATTTATCATCAGAATTGGAGCCTGTGGCCCCTGTATCGGCCCATCTTCCTGTACGCCCGCGACGAGGGCATTCCCATGGTGGGACTCAATATCCCGCGCGAAATCACCCGGCAGGTCGCACGTCACGGCTTTGAAAGTCTAGAATCGGAACAGTTGCGCGATCTGGACCTTACGGGATTCGCCTGCATCGTGGATCCGGCCTATGAGCAGTTCATCCGCCGCGCCCTGGGTATGCACAACCATGGCGACAACCGCAGCTTCACCCGTTTCTGCGAAGCGCAACTTCTCTGGGACAGGGCCATGGCCAACAATACCCTGGCCTTTCTGGAAGAGCATCCCGACCACACGGTGGTAGTCCTGGCCGGCAGCGGCCATTCCTGGAAATACGGCATCCCCACCCAGCTCGACAATCTGGCCGAGATCGATTATCGGGTGGTGTTGCCGGAAGTCCCGGGGCGCATCGACCGCCTCAGTGCGTCCAGCGACGACACCGACTACCTGTGGCTTGATTTCGGATCCGACGGCTGGCACGTCTGGAACGAATAA
- a CDS encoding M1 family metallopeptidase has translation MKSIRFALLMMAVGLAFAFFWQPVAEAADDPIVRHDLTVELFPAQGRLEAVSLLTLPRAGASARLFLSPQARVSEVTLNGASLPYNFIRGILNVRLPAEERGQSVTLEIHYAGRFADQPPQDPIMTEDPSFGVAAAITEQGTFLSGGSGWYPDPRLGNATWRLNLTAPPGYLAVTAGRLVEQTTTAEYSRSVWEEHIPLANLTVSAGPYEVQSIQVGEIPVSTYFYPHSQDLAQTYLDATREYLELFQDLFGPYPFEKFAVVENFFPTGYGFPSWTLLGSTVIRLPFILETSLGHEIAHSWWGTGVRVDTSQGNWSEGLTTYVADYLFLERRSAEQARDYRLRILRDYAALVTPERDFPLTRFLRRTDRPTQAVGYGKAAMVFHMLRHKVGEDVFWGGLREMAETRMFDRVSWGDFAGLYSRLSDTDLTPFFDQWVRRAGAPILALEDVEARRDGDQWHLSGRLTQQARPFVLQLPLTLETEGEPTVQWISLDGRDTRFTMTVADAPKRLLVDPDAQVFRRLHPAEIPASVNSIRGSERLLAVLAEDLPASTAEAARLILQALRQQDVRLLEEDQVRPEQLRDHDVLFLGLPRRFAAPLLDGTGLSVDQQGFAFAGERFDGPQAALFAAVTPQDAPDARWAYFIPNSPESARDAARRIPHYGRDSYLIFDQGENRARGTWEIQNSPLIHNFNLSESNP, from the coding sequence ATGAAATCAATCAGATTCGCGCTATTGATGATGGCCGTCGGCTTGGCATTTGCTTTTTTTTGGCAGCCTGTGGCCGAAGCGGCGGACGACCCGATTGTCCGCCATGATCTGACGGTGGAGTTGTTTCCCGCGCAAGGGCGCCTGGAGGCCGTCAGTCTACTGACCCTGCCACGTGCGGGCGCTTCGGCGCGGCTGTTTTTGTCACCCCAGGCACGGGTGAGCGAGGTTACACTCAACGGCGCATCCCTGCCCTACAACTTCATCCGCGGCATCCTCAACGTCAGGTTGCCCGCCGAGGAGCGCGGCCAGTCGGTCACCTTGGAGATCCATTACGCGGGCCGCTTTGCCGACCAACCACCGCAGGATCCCATCATGACCGAGGATCCGAGTTTCGGCGTCGCGGCGGCCATCACCGAGCAAGGAACCTTTCTCTCCGGAGGCAGCGGCTGGTATCCCGACCCGCGTCTGGGCAATGCCACCTGGCGCCTGAACCTGACGGCGCCGCCGGGATACCTGGCGGTCACCGCCGGGCGCCTCGTCGAGCAGACCACCACGGCCGAATACAGCCGCTCGGTGTGGGAAGAGCACATTCCCCTGGCCAACCTGACCGTCTCCGCCGGCCCCTACGAAGTGCAATCCATTCAGGTCGGCGAAATTCCCGTCAGCACCTATTTCTACCCGCACAGCCAGGACCTGGCGCAAACCTACCTTGATGCCACCCGCGAGTATCTGGAACTCTTCCAAGATCTGTTCGGTCCTTACCCTTTTGAAAAATTCGCGGTGGTGGAAAATTTCTTCCCGACGGGCTACGGCTTTCCCTCCTGGACGCTGCTCGGCAGCACGGTGATCCGTCTGCCCTTCATCCTTGAAACCAGCCTAGGTCATGAAATCGCCCATTCCTGGTGGGGCACCGGGGTGCGTGTCGATACCTCCCAGGGCAACTGGTCGGAAGGCCTCACCACCTATGTGGCCGATTATCTGTTTCTCGAACGCCGCTCCGCGGAGCAAGCCCGCGATTATCGGCTAAGAATCCTGCGCGATTATGCCGCCCTGGTAACCCCGGAACGTGACTTCCCCCTGACCCGTTTTCTGCGGCGCACCGACCGGCCGACCCAAGCGGTGGGTTACGGCAAGGCGGCCATGGTCTTTCACATGCTGCGCCACAAAGTCGGCGAGGACGTTTTCTGGGGTGGTCTGCGCGAGATGGCCGAAACGCGCATGTTCGACCGGGTCAGTTGGGGTGACTTCGCCGGCCTCTATTCCCGGTTGAGCGACACCGACCTGACCCCCTTTTTCGACCAGTGGGTGCGACGCGCGGGCGCCCCGATCCTCGCCCTGGAGGATGTCGAGGCACGGCGCGACGGGGATCAATGGCACCTCAGCGGACGACTGACGCAACAGGCGCGGCCCTTTGTGCTGCAACTGCCCTTGACTCTGGAAACCGAGGGTGAACCAACGGTTCAGTGGATTTCCCTGGATGGTCGCGACACCCGCTTCACAATGACCGTGGCCGATGCGCCCAAGCGGCTGCTGGTCGACCCGGACGCCCAGGTTTTTCGCCGGCTGCATCCCGCCGAGATCCCCGCCTCGGTCAACAGCATTCGGGGTTCCGAAAGACTGCTGGCGGTTCTCGCCGAGGATTTGCCGGCCTCCACCGCCGAAGCGGCACGCCTGATTCTTCAGGCTTTACGGCAGCAAGATGTGCGACTCCTGGAGGAAGACCAAGTTCGCCCCGAGCAGTTGCGCGACCACGACGTGCTTTTTCTTGGTTTGCCGCGCCGCTTCGCCGCACCTCTGCTCGACGGCACGGGCCTGAGCGTTGACCAGCAGGGTTTCGCCTTTGCGGGCGAACGTTTCGACGGGCCCCAGGCCGCGCTTTTCGCCGCGGTCACGCCTCAGGACGCACCCGATGCCCGCTGGGCCTATTTCATTCCCAATTCACCCGAGTCCGCCCGCGATGCCGCACGGCGCATCCCTCACTACGGGCGCGACAGCTACCTGATCTTCGACCAGGGTGAGAACCGCGCGCGCGGCACCTGGGAAATCCAGAATTCGCCGCTCATCCACAACTTTAACCTTTCGGAGTCAAACCCATGA